One window of Methanobacterium alkalithermotolerans genomic DNA carries:
- a CDS encoding nucleotide sugar dehydrogenase, with protein sequence MTEEKIRIALFGLGHMGLPTAALFADNGYKVVGIDINSETVSMVNDGKSPIMEPGLDELVENVVKKGLLSADNGISTLVKDSNVMIVVVPTPVDENKCSDLSAVISACESIAKVLNKDDLVIIESTIPPHTCQNIIIPLLEKSGLKASKDFGVAYTPERALPQNTLYEMTHNARVIGGVDQKSAKKAAALYGKITKGEVITVENLVTAEMVKLMENTYRDTNIALANELALVCESLGIDAIHAINAANYHPRVNIHNPGPGVGGHCLSIDPYFIVEMAKEGRYPARLIETAREINEFMPHHVAGLVKESLEACGKRLIDSKVGLLGVAYKGNVADARETPAEPFIRDIIQKGAEVLVHDPFVEENTIKNMGGVSVAFEDALNCDCVVLMTDHDIYRQITPEMIKNSILICTRPILDPAEFKKNGVIFKGVGRP encoded by the coding sequence ATGACTGAAGAAAAAATCAGAATCGCATTATTTGGTTTAGGCCATATGGGACTACCAACTGCTGCATTATTCGCTGATAACGGATATAAAGTGGTGGGAATTGATATAAACTCAGAAACAGTTTCCATGGTCAACGATGGGAAATCACCAATTATGGAACCTGGACTCGATGAACTGGTAGAGAATGTAGTTAAAAAAGGCCTTTTAAGTGCAGATAATGGTATTTCTACCTTAGTAAAAGATTCTAATGTGATGATAGTGGTAGTTCCTACCCCTGTTGATGAAAATAAATGCTCAGATCTTTCAGCAGTTATTTCTGCCTGTGAAAGCATAGCTAAAGTTTTAAATAAGGATGATCTGGTAATTATTGAAAGCACTATCCCTCCCCATACCTGTCAAAATATCATAATTCCCTTATTAGAAAAAAGTGGTCTTAAGGCTTCCAAAGATTTTGGGGTGGCTTATACTCCTGAAAGGGCATTACCTCAAAACACTTTATATGAAATGACTCATAATGCCCGGGTTATTGGGGGAGTAGATCAGAAGAGTGCAAAAAAAGCAGCAGCATTATATGGTAAAATTACTAAGGGAGAGGTTATAACTGTTGAAAATCTGGTAACAGCCGAAATGGTTAAGCTCATGGAAAATACTTACCGGGATACCAATATTGCACTGGCCAATGAACTGGCCCTAGTATGTGAATCACTGGGCATTGATGCTATCCACGCTATAAATGCTGCAAATTATCACCCCCGGGTTAATATACATAATCCTGGTCCGGGGGTTGGTGGGCACTGTCTTTCTATTGACCCTTATTTCATTGTGGAAATGGCAAAAGAAGGCCGTTATCCTGCCCGACTAATTGAAACTGCCCGGGAAATAAATGAATTCATGCCTCATCATGTGGCGGGACTGGTAAAAGAATCCCTGGAAGCATGTGGAAAACGTTTAATAGATTCAAAAGTAGGTCTGCTGGGGGTGGCTTATAAAGGCAATGTGGCAGATGCTAGAGAAACTCCAGCTGAACCGTTTATAAGGGATATAATCCAGAAAGGAGCGGAGGTTCTGGTACATGATCCCTTTGTTGAAGAGAATACCATAAAAAATATGGGAGGAGTAAGTGTTGCTTTTGAAGACGCTTTGAACTGTGATTGTGTGGTTTTAATGACAGACCACGATATCTACCGTCAAATTACTCCTGAAATGATTAAAAACTCAATTTTAATCTGCACACGCCCTATACTGGACCCGGCAGAATTTAAAAAAAATGGAGTTATTTTTAAGGGAGTAGGTAGACCTTGA
- the wecB gene encoding non-hydrolyzing UDP-N-acetylglucosamine 2-epimerase: protein MKIAIIIGTRPEIIKMAPVIDEIKKRNIEFSMIHTGQHYDHEMSNQFFLDLELPEPHFNIGVGSGSHAEQTSEMMKGIEKVLKEEKPDLVMVQGDTNAVLSGSLVASKLHIPVGHVEAGLRSFDKTMPEEINRMVADVCSEIYYVPTEESAINLISEGINPKKIFITGNTVVDACLRNLKIAEKKSKDSLIPEAENVLTLTMHRAENVDDFERLNSIVQALIELNEFTIIFPIHPRTRKNLEKFGLYSRLMNTPHIKLIKPAGYLDFLLLLSKSHIILTDSGGLQEEAITLDVPCLTLRYNTERPETVHAGGNILVGAQKEKIIKAARKINRDKEARNKMKNAPNPYGDGKSSQKILDVTLKEFHEGNLTIKPPEDIMGSFNRKSEVINEKITVLEFEKSRNALLRLIYDKGEPKFPYPELNLYNKLVLFDEYL from the coding sequence ATGAAAATCGCCATCATAATTGGGACCCGGCCAGAAATAATTAAAATGGCTCCGGTCATTGACGAAATTAAAAAAAGAAATATAGAATTCTCCATGATACATACCGGTCAACACTATGATCATGAAATGTCAAATCAATTCTTTTTAGATCTGGAATTGCCAGAGCCTCACTTTAACATTGGAGTAGGATCTGGTTCTCATGCAGAACAGACTTCTGAAATGATGAAAGGTATTGAAAAAGTTTTAAAAGAAGAAAAACCAGACCTGGTAATGGTTCAGGGAGATACAAACGCGGTTCTTTCTGGTTCTCTGGTGGCATCTAAACTACATATTCCAGTAGGACATGTGGAAGCAGGTTTAAGATCTTTTGATAAAACTATGCCTGAAGAAATTAACCGGATGGTGGCGGATGTTTGTTCAGAAATTTATTATGTTCCCACAGAAGAATCTGCTATAAATCTTATTTCAGAGGGTATAAATCCCAAAAAAATATTTATAACCGGCAATACTGTGGTTGATGCCTGTTTACGTAACTTAAAAATTGCTGAAAAAAAAAGCAAGGATTCTCTTATTCCTGAAGCAGAAAATGTCCTTACTCTTACCATGCACCGGGCAGAAAATGTGGATGATTTTGAAAGATTAAACAGTATTGTACAGGCTTTGATAGAACTGAATGAATTTACAATTATTTTCCCTATACATCCTCGAACCCGTAAAAATTTGGAAAAATTCGGCCTTTATTCCCGGTTAATGAATACTCCTCACATAAAACTAATTAAACCAGCAGGTTATCTGGATTTCCTTTTATTGTTAAGTAAGTCCCACATAATTCTTACAGATTCAGGCGGACTTCAGGAAGAAGCCATCACTCTCGATGTTCCCTGCTTAACATTAAGATATAATACTGAACGTCCGGAGACAGTTCATGCCGGGGGAAACATCCTGGTAGGTGCTCAAAAGGAAAAAATTATAAAAGCAGCCCGAAAAATCAATAGAGATAAAGAAGCCCGGAATAAAATGAAAAATGCTCCTAATCCATATGGTGATGGAAAATCATCTCAAAAAATATTGGATGTTACTTTAAAGGAATTTCATGAGGGTAACCTTACTATTAAACCACCTGAAGATATAATGGGTTCATTTAACCGTAAATCAGAAGTTATTAATGAAAAAATAACGGTTTTAGAATTTGAAAAATCCAGAAATGCCCTTTTGAGGTTAATTTATGATAAGGGGGAACCAAAGTTTCCTTACCCGGAGTTAAATTTATATAATAAATTGGTTTTATTTGATGAATATTTATAA
- a CDS encoding DUF460 domain-containing protein codes for MEEINLLYYNNFFKRDLNKNKALNLDNNGVSHDLLKDKPDNLEKSSFFRKDPWIIVGFDPGLTVGIAIIDLSGNLLFLSSFKEISKAEVINNIISFGRALIVATDVYPIPKSVKKLATALNSKIYAPSKIMSVESKKELVDSFIKTLSPGQVIENAHQRDALAAAIKTYKNYEKKLNQIEKKTSEMDLNPEEMDKIKSLFISGTPITKAINEVSGDKNSFNAMDKQRNEIKSPLSKKSPEDILPPHTYPDYATSKTDENNISLPESSEFILKLKKRIKTQEKQIKKQEGIIKNLRDKNKISRNKIQRNKKEISQLKSRIDKVHQDYSKDILLNKELSSKIELIKKLINQYKEEKSHRKRLEENLKSIHKIRSMEISKNDVPVKIVKSFTKEGIKEAGEYWKIKKGDVILLKTSRGGGSNTASVLVDIGLKAIIITDQMSHTAREVFEKEDIPVINADKLQLRMVDEFAIIKAETLNNEIAKWNSKLKEQRKKEEEKKLLTVIDEYRAKRKRKPVD; via the coding sequence ATGGAGGAAATTAACCTGCTATACTATAATAATTTTTTTAAAAGGGATTTAAACAAAAATAAAGCTCTTAATTTAGATAATAATGGAGTTTCACATGATTTATTAAAAGATAAGCCGGATAACCTGGAAAAAAGTTCTTTTTTTCGTAAAGATCCATGGATAATTGTGGGATTCGATCCTGGTTTAACGGTAGGTATTGCCATAATAGATCTTTCTGGAAATCTTCTATTCCTCTCCAGTTTTAAAGAGATATCTAAAGCAGAGGTAATTAATAACATTATATCATTTGGAAGGGCGTTAATTGTGGCCACTGATGTTTATCCCATTCCTAAATCTGTGAAAAAATTAGCAACCGCATTGAATTCCAAAATTTACGCTCCCTCTAAGATTATGAGTGTTGAATCAAAAAAAGAACTGGTTGATTCTTTTATAAAGACTCTTTCTCCAGGTCAGGTTATTGAAAATGCCCATCAAAGGGACGCACTTGCTGCAGCAATAAAAACCTACAAAAATTATGAAAAAAAGCTCAATCAAATTGAAAAGAAGACCAGTGAAATGGATTTAAATCCGGAAGAAATGGATAAAATCAAAAGCCTGTTTATAAGTGGGACTCCTATTACTAAGGCTATAAACGAAGTTTCAGGGGATAAAAATAGTTTTAATGCTATGGATAAGCAAAGGAATGAAATAAAATCACCATTATCTAAAAAATCACCGGAGGACATTTTACCTCCTCATACTTATCCGGATTATGCTACTTCAAAAACAGATGAAAATAATATATCTCTTCCTGAAAGCTCGGAATTCATATTGAAATTGAAAAAGAGAATTAAGACTCAGGAAAAGCAGATAAAAAAACAGGAAGGAATTATAAAAAATTTAAGGGATAAAAATAAAATCTCCAGAAATAAAATTCAAAGAAATAAAAAAGAGATATCCCAACTTAAATCCAGGATAGATAAAGTTCACCAGGACTATTCTAAGGATATTTTACTTAATAAAGAGCTTTCTTCTAAGATAGAATTAATAAAAAAATTGATTAACCAGTATAAAGAGGAAAAATCTCACCGTAAACGATTGGAAGAAAATTTAAAATCCATTCATAAAATCAGAAGCATGGAAATTTCGAAAAATGATGTTCCAGTTAAAATAGTGAAATCATTTACTAAAGAAGGTATAAAAGAAGCTGGTGAGTACTGGAAAATCAAAAAAGGTGATGTAATTTTACTCAAAACCTCACGGGGGGGAGGTTCTAATACTGCTTCGGTACTGGTAGATATAGGACTAAAGGCTATAATAATAACTGATCAAATGTCCCATACTGCTAGAGAAGTTTTTGAAAAAGAAGATATACCGGTTATAAATGCAGATAAACTGCAACTACGAATGGTAGATGAATTTGCCATTATTAAAGCTGAAACTTTAAATAATGAAATTGCAAAATGGAATAGTAAACTAAAAGAGCAAAGAAAAAAAGAGGAAGAAAAAAAGCTCTTGACAGTTATTGATGAGTATCGGGCTAAAAGGAAACGAAAACCAGTGGATTGA
- the truA gene encoding tRNA pseudouridine(38-40) synthase TruA has translation MRKVALKVAYIGSNFSGFQRQADVPTVEGEIIKALQEIELIESPDASGFSIAGRTDKGVHAMGNVVAFRSEKEIRINQINKALPSEVQFIAKAPVHFGFRPRYALRRYYRYIMVDFEGLDITKMQIASEYMVGTHNFLNFSKRSERNPIRTVESINISKNGQTIIVDVVGQSFLWKMVRKMIMVLYQCGKGEIDPERIPEYLNPHYSPGLKPMSSSGLILMDVEYKNLKFRYDKYAVDLFISTLKEEFEKTFNQAMVEQSMLQNMIELQEKK, from the coding sequence TTGAGAAAAGTCGCTTTGAAGGTTGCCTATATTGGATCTAATTTTAGTGGTTTCCAAAGACAGGCTGATGTACCCACCGTGGAAGGGGAAATTATTAAAGCCCTTCAGGAAATAGAACTTATAGAAAGTCCTGATGCATCTGGTTTCTCCATAGCAGGAAGAACAGATAAGGGGGTACATGCTATGGGCAATGTGGTGGCCTTTAGAAGTGAAAAAGAAATAAGAATCAATCAAATCAACAAGGCCTTACCTTCCGAAGTGCAGTTTATTGCAAAAGCACCGGTTCATTTTGGTTTCAGACCCAGATATGCTCTTAGGAGATATTATCGATATATTATGGTTGATTTTGAAGGGCTGGATATTACTAAAATGCAAATAGCTTCAGAGTATATGGTGGGCACCCATAATTTTCTTAATTTTTCAAAAAGAAGTGAGAGAAATCCCATTAGAACTGTGGAAAGTATAAATATTTCTAAAAATGGACAGACAATAATTGTTGATGTGGTAGGGCAGAGTTTTCTCTGGAAAATGGTCCGAAAGATGATAATGGTGCTTTATCAATGTGGAAAAGGTGAAATTGATCCGGAAAGGATTCCAGAGTATTTAAACCCCCACTATTCGCCTGGTTTAAAGCCCATGTCGTCCTCTGGACTGATTTTAATGGACGTTGAATATAAAAACCTTAAATTTCGTTATGATAAATATGCTGTTGACTTATTTATATCCACATTAAAGGAAGAATTTGAAAAAACATTCAATCAGGCTATGGTAGAGCAATCCATGCTCCAGAATATGATAGAACTTCAGGAAAAAAAATAA
- a CDS encoding DMT family transporter: MNRIWGYISGILAMFFFGISSPINKIMLYEMDPLVIAAFTYLIAGIFLFAIRLSPLKERILDFINHDSNSEIFISKKDYIIILLTAIFSSVIGPIAFLYGLRQTSAIDASLLLNTEVLFIIFMSFIIFKDILKRKDVFGIFLIVLGAIVLATKGEFDELFVNQNFIGSLLIISASFFWSVDTVLSKFLSNKRDLILISALKSSIGGLLLFLIILIIGIDILVPYDLLSLLLFTAIFSVALAFIVLYFALREIGSSRVGAIFPLASLFGSVSAFLILGESFSILEIIFGSLMLLGVYILYWDPKLKGNKKPLARDNDKNIK; the protein is encoded by the coding sequence ATGAACAGGATCTGGGGTTATATAAGCGGAATTCTGGCCATGTTTTTTTTTGGAATATCCAGTCCTATTAATAAGATAATGCTCTATGAAATGGACCCCCTGGTTATTGCTGCTTTCACCTATTTGATAGCAGGGATATTTCTATTTGCAATACGTTTATCGCCATTAAAAGAAAGAATACTTGATTTTATTAATCACGACTCAAATAGTGAGATTTTTATTTCTAAAAAAGATTATATCATCATCCTGTTAACTGCCATCTTCAGTTCCGTTATTGGCCCTATTGCATTCTTATACGGTTTGAGACAAACCAGTGCCATTGATGCCTCTCTTTTATTAAACACTGAAGTTTTGTTTATTATTTTTATGAGTTTTATCATCTTTAAGGATATCTTAAAGAGAAAAGATGTTTTTGGAATCTTTTTAATTGTATTGGGGGCCATAGTTTTAGCAACTAAAGGAGAATTTGATGAATTATTTGTTAATCAAAATTTCATCGGTAGTTTGCTTATAATAAGCGCTTCCTTTTTCTGGAGCGTGGATACGGTTTTAAGTAAATTTTTAAGTAATAAAAGAGACCTTATTTTAATATCAGCCCTTAAAAGTTCAATTGGAGGATTATTATTATTTTTAATCATCTTAATTATAGGTATTGATATCCTGGTACCTTATGATCTTTTATCCCTGCTCCTATTTACTGCCATTTTCAGTGTGGCTTTAGCCTTTATCGTGCTTTACTTTGCCTTAAGGGAAATCGGATCAAGCAGAGTAGGAGCCATTTTTCCTTTAGCATCTCTTTTTGGATCAGTTTCTGCTTTTCTAATATTAGGAGAATCATTCTCTATTTTAGAAATAATTTTTGGTAGTTTAATGCTTTTAGGAGTTTATATTCTTTACTGGGACCCTAAATTAAAGGGAAATAAAAAACCCCTTGCCCGGGATAATGATAAAAATATTAAATAA